One Colias croceus chromosome 7, ilColCroc2.1 genomic window carries:
- the LOC123693236 gene encoding uncharacterized protein LOC123693236: protein MTERKVIINELLTFIQNKIDVLDELSVLQICASNFTDLEVETAKIELYSTLSCSQHIIRRKGDDKIKKNIKDIIKVLKETDPDDQPIFVARDLNRLPPITFDYVDVTRLLKDLTFLKNEINCIRTECITKSELTHFETSLRSELTQLRPRDVDMSNTNDSNKLTRTIHTQKTKRLRDKITSKASQPASRTITESAESAASCAGLREPDDNLSTSNLSLEIDSVVTPTYRDIVTTQSLPMTKKLDNQGINNEFRLVEYKKRKHKTNMRGTLTNKGRIQVMLSQASVYVSRTKKTVNEADIIAHIQDMGEEFVSVELLQQNVETTFNSFKVVVAADRLNRFLDPSFWPTGLVFRRFRERFTKTPTERRNNNN from the coding sequence ATGACGGAACGtaaagttattataaatgaacttttaacatttattcaaaataaaattgacgTGTTGGACGAATTGAGTGTTCTTCAAATATGTGCCTCGAACTTCACAGACTTGGAAGTTGAAACTGcaaaaatagaattatattCTACTTTGAGTTGTAGTCAACATATTATACGGCGTAAGGGTGATgacaaaataaagaaaaatataaaagatataataaaGGTGTTAAAGGAGACTGACCCTGACGACCAGCCAATATTTGTGGCTAGGGATCTCAATCGATTACCTCCTATTACATTTGACTATGTCGATGTTACTCGACTATTGAAAGACTtgacatttcttaaaaatgaaataaactgTATACGAACTGAATGTATCACGAAGTCCGAATTGACCCATTTTGAAACCTCATTACGTAGTGAATTGACTCAGTTGCGCCCTCGTGATGTGGATATGTCAAATACGAATGATAGTAATAAATTGACGCGTACAATTCATACGCAAAAAACAAAACGGCTCAGAGACAAAATAACAAGTAAAGCATCCCAACCAGCGTCACGAACCATTACCGAATCAGCGGAGTCCGCAGCGTCTTGTGCAGGACTTCGCGAACCCGACGACAACCTATCTACATCTAACCTCTCACTAGAAATAGACTCAGTAGTAACTCCTACATACAGAGACATTGTGACGACGCAATCATTACCAATGACAAAGAAACTGGACAATCAAGGTATAAATAACGAATTTCGTCTAGTCGAAtataaaaaacgtaaacacaAAACTAACATGCGTGGAACTTTGACTAATAAAGGACGAATACAAGTGATGCTTTCCCAGGCGTCTGTATATGTTTCTCGAACAAAAAAGACTGTAAATGAAGCAGATATCATAGCGCATATTCAGGATATGGGTGAGGAGTTCGTATCCGTCGAACTGCTACAACAGAATGTTGAAACgacatttaattcatttaaagtGGTTGTTGCAGCCGACCGTTTGAATAGATTTTTGGACCCTAGTTTCTGGCCCACAGGATTAGT